One window of Cryptobacterium curtum DSM 15641 genomic DNA carries:
- the purM gene encoding phosphoribosylformylglycinamidine cyclo-ligase, translating to MTDRITVSAASADDAPAMPSWVGQDSVTYAQAGVDTAEGARAVDAIKQSVQSTRRPEVIGDIGGFGGLFSIAAAKDMDDPILVSGTDGVGTKLQVAKMAGKHDTVGIDLVAMCVNDILATGAEPLFFLDYIAVGKLKSEAVAEIVGGIAEGCRQAGCALIGGEMAEHPGVMDPEEYDLSGFSVGVVDRARMLDPENVTEGDVLLGLASSGLHSNGYSLARKVCLEGRTHYEVRLPQSLLGGESVQDALLEPTRIYVKSVHTALTNHPHAVHALAHITGGGITENLNRALPSHLDAQVDIGSWTMKPIIPFVCRAAKLSESEALKTFNMGLGLVLIVDAAAVDSVEHTLQEAGEEVFRVGHVVAGSGAVRYTNEGALLHDVLVEEEEENQPVTPIEQRTQERDVFYEEEESD from the coding sequence ATGACAGACAGGATCACCGTGAGTGCTGCATCAGCCGACGATGCACCAGCGATGCCCAGCTGGGTTGGACAGGATTCAGTGACGTATGCACAGGCCGGTGTTGATACCGCCGAGGGCGCACGCGCCGTGGATGCCATCAAACAGTCGGTACAAAGTACTCGTCGCCCTGAAGTTATCGGAGATATCGGCGGCTTCGGGGGGCTATTTTCAATAGCAGCAGCAAAAGATATGGATGACCCCATTCTTGTATCGGGCACCGACGGTGTCGGTACGAAGCTACAGGTCGCCAAGATGGCTGGCAAACATGACACCGTGGGTATCGATCTGGTGGCAATGTGTGTCAACGATATTCTCGCTACCGGCGCCGAACCACTGTTTTTCTTAGACTACATTGCGGTGGGTAAGCTCAAAAGCGAAGCCGTTGCTGAAATTGTGGGCGGTATTGCCGAAGGCTGTCGTCAGGCTGGCTGTGCTCTTATTGGAGGGGAAATGGCCGAACATCCTGGCGTGATGGATCCAGAAGAATACGATCTGTCAGGCTTTTCGGTGGGTGTTGTCGATCGCGCACGCATGCTTGATCCTGAAAACGTTACGGAAGGCGATGTGCTGCTAGGTCTAGCCTCAAGCGGGCTGCATTCCAATGGGTATTCTCTGGCTCGTAAGGTGTGCTTGGAAGGACGTACTCATTACGAAGTACGCCTGCCGCAGTCCCTTTTAGGCGGAGAAAGCGTGCAGGATGCGCTGCTTGAACCGACACGTATATACGTGAAATCGGTGCATACTGCACTGACAAATCATCCGCATGCGGTCCATGCTCTAGCGCATATTACTGGCGGGGGTATTACTGAAAACCTCAATCGTGCGCTACCGAGCCATCTTGATGCTCAGGTCGACATTGGTAGCTGGACTATGAAGCCCATTATTCCCTTTGTCTGTCGAGCGGCTAAACTGTCTGAATCTGAAGCACTTAAAACATTCAATATGGGTCTTGGTCTGGTACTTATTGTGGATGCTGCAGCGGTGGATAGCGTTGAGCACACCCTTCAAGAAGCTGGTGAAGAAGTTTTCCGTGTTGGGCATGTCGTAGCAGGCAGCGGCGCTGTACGCTATACCAATGAAGGTGCTCTTTTGCATGATGTACTTGTTGAAGAGGAAGAAGAAAATCAACCAGTTACCCCCATTGAACAGCGTACACAAGAACGTGATGTGTTCTACGAAGAAGAGGAGAGTGACTAG
- the purN gene encoding phosphoribosylglycinamide formyltransferase, translated as MNRSPASSAPLKIGVLISGSGTNLQAIIDAIEQENLAAEVVMVLSSRPDAYGLKRAADAGIPTVSLNRDVYADRAVADAAIVTTFKQAGAEYLIMAGYMRIIGPIVLNEYPNRVLNVHPALLPAFPGAHAIDDAWQAGVKVTGVTVHFANALYDQGPIIAQRAVPIHEDDTREALEARIHEVEHELYPWVIARLAAGDISIDPEGKVHIAHA; from the coding sequence ATGAATCGCTCACCTGCGTCTTCAGCTCCACTTAAAATTGGGGTACTTATCAGTGGAAGTGGCACGAATCTTCAGGCTATTATTGATGCTATTGAACAGGAAAATCTTGCCGCTGAAGTGGTTATGGTGCTGTCGAGTCGTCCTGATGCATACGGGCTCAAGCGTGCTGCCGATGCTGGTATTCCCACGGTGTCGCTTAATCGCGATGTGTATGCCGACCGAGCGGTGGCTGATGCCGCAATCGTCACAACTTTTAAGCAGGCGGGTGCCGAATACCTGATAATGGCTGGTTATATGCGCATAATTGGCCCCATTGTGCTCAATGAATATCCTAATCGAGTGCTCAATGTGCACCCTGCTTTGCTGCCAGCTTTTCCGGGCGCTCATGCAATTGACGATGCCTGGCAGGCAGGGGTCAAGGTAACAGGTGTGACTGTTCATTTTGCCAATGCACTTTACGATCAAGGGCCGATTATCGCCCAGCGTGCGGTGCCGATACATGAAGATGATACGCGTGAGGCCTTAGAGGCACGCATTCACGAAGTCGAGCACGAGCTATATCCCTGGGTAATTGCGCGACTTGCGGCTGGCGATATCTCGATAGATCCCGAAGGGAAGGTGCACATCGCTCATGCATAA
- a CDS encoding XdhC family protein, giving the protein MHKETVRRIISDLNAGRPPQFPLDDFPCFSAEATEGNPHITPASASVIAQSLTVADIPVFERALLAIDAAEQAWIGFKIVFDATEATRNKDNAVTREYGAQGSADGQSGVFFCNEAREIVFSRTPSPRDVFQMKDVTRGPSMHTEQFPGLTWCSVALFAPVQVWLIGASDVAAEVATLAGHVGFSVTVIDDDATYLNADRFPQARRLLLENFDDLANLSAAPKDYVCVLTRGHMHDPEGCLWAQRANVHYTGMMGCAGKNSRVADLCRQAGMTEAQWERIKRPIGLKFGAKTPAELAIAIVAELVDVRYRERYSEQEIRQHESDLGRN; this is encoded by the coding sequence ATGCATAAGGAAACCGTGCGTCGTATTATTTCCGATCTTAATGCGGGCAGACCGCCGCAGTTTCCGCTTGATGATTTCCCGTGCTTTTCTGCTGAAGCAACTGAAGGAAACCCACATATCACTCCTGCGAGTGCTTCTGTTATTGCGCAGAGTCTTACTGTGGCAGATATTCCTGTGTTTGAGCGCGCACTTTTAGCGATCGACGCTGCTGAACAGGCGTGGATTGGGTTCAAGATTGTTTTTGATGCCACTGAGGCCACGCGCAACAAAGATAATGCGGTAACGCGTGAATATGGCGCGCAGGGTTCCGCCGACGGACAGTCGGGAGTATTTTTTTGCAACGAGGCGCGTGAGATTGTTTTCTCGCGTACCCCATCGCCGCGCGATGTCTTCCAGATGAAAGACGTTACCCGTGGTCCCTCTATGCATACCGAGCAATTTCCTGGTCTTACCTGGTGTTCTGTTGCGCTTTTTGCTCCTGTTCAGGTGTGGCTGATAGGCGCGAGTGATGTCGCAGCCGAAGTGGCTACCTTAGCGGGTCATGTTGGCTTTTCGGTGACGGTTATCGATGATGATGCCACCTATCTCAATGCGGATCGTTTTCCGCAGGCTCGTCGACTGTTGCTTGAGAACTTCGATGACCTCGCCAATCTTTCTGCTGCGCCTAAAGATTACGTTTGTGTGTTAACGCGCGGGCATATGCACGATCCAGAAGGCTGCTTATGGGCACAGCGTGCCAACGTGCACTATACCGGTATGATGGGTTGTGCCGGTAAGAATTCGCGCGTAGCCGATCTGTGCCGTCAAGCTGGCATGACCGAAGCGCAGTGGGAGCGCATCAAACGTCCCATTGGTCTGAAATTTGGTGCAAAAACTCCCGCTGAGCTTGCCATTGCTATTGTGGCCGAACTGGTAGATGTGCGCTATCGTGAACGGTATAGCGAACAGGAAATCCGTCAGCATGAATCGGATCTCGGAAGGAATTAA
- the purH gene encoding bifunctional phosphoribosylaminoimidazolecarboxamide formyltransferase/IMP cyclohydrolase yields MESPQIRRVLISVTDKTGVIDFARALSGEFGAQIISTGGTARTLSEAGVPVTSIEDVTGFPEMMDGRVKTLHPSVHGGLLARRDNPQHLNDAAHQGIEMIDMVVVNLYAFEKTVTQGADFAECIEHIDIGGPSMLRSAAKNFESVTVVTNPFSYKHILAEMRETGGTTTRATRFVLAREAFRLTGAYDTAITDWLTNQMPENVDSSKFLSAAWVETEGIEASQTGNEVTAGEMSAREVATGGDVVYEEEWPQQLNLSYSRVQILRYGENPHQAAAFYRLPDAPSHSLAHAEQLGGKPLSYNNLLDADACWTIVCGLNETAVVILKHQNPCGSACADTVGEAFERAFACDEKSAYGGIIAANRMVTADMVARINAHKLFMEVLIAPDYEPAALELLQQKKNLRILRTGGTDVFDATRQELRSIDGGLLVQTIDTVSEDPATFTIPTKRKPTAAELDDLLFAWKVCKGVKSNAILVAKNKAGIGMGPGQPNRVDSARIACQRAGVACKGAVAASDAFFPFRDGVDTLAEQGITAIIQPGGSIHDDEAIQAADEAGITMVFTGHRHFRH; encoded by the coding sequence ATGGAAAGCCCCCAGATCAGGCGTGTACTTATTTCTGTTACCGACAAGACGGGTGTCATTGACTTTGCCCGTGCTCTTTCGGGAGAGTTCGGCGCACAAATTATTTCAACAGGCGGCACAGCACGGACGCTTTCTGAAGCAGGCGTGCCCGTTACTTCCATTGAAGATGTGACGGGTTTTCCCGAAATGATGGATGGTCGCGTGAAGACCCTGCATCCAAGCGTTCATGGCGGTCTGCTTGCGCGCCGCGATAACCCGCAGCATCTCAACGATGCAGCTCACCAGGGCATCGAGATGATCGACATGGTTGTTGTTAACCTCTATGCCTTTGAGAAAACGGTTACCCAGGGAGCTGATTTTGCCGAGTGCATTGAGCATATTGATATCGGTGGTCCGTCGATGTTGCGCAGTGCAGCGAAGAACTTTGAGTCAGTAACTGTTGTTACCAATCCATTTTCCTACAAACATATTCTTGCCGAGATGAGAGAAACAGGAGGTACCACCACTCGCGCTACGCGTTTTGTTCTGGCGCGTGAGGCGTTTCGCCTGACCGGTGCTTACGATACTGCTATCACCGATTGGTTGACTAACCAGATGCCTGAAAATGTCGATAGCTCAAAGTTTCTGTCGGCAGCTTGGGTAGAAACCGAAGGTATTGAAGCATCACAGACCGGCAACGAAGTGACGGCTGGTGAGATGAGCGCTCGTGAAGTCGCGACGGGGGGCGATGTCGTTTACGAAGAGGAATGGCCCCAGCAGCTTAACCTTTCGTACAGTCGGGTGCAGATATTGCGCTATGGCGAAAATCCTCATCAGGCAGCAGCCTTCTATCGACTCCCTGATGCTCCATCTCATTCGCTCGCCCATGCCGAACAGTTGGGTGGTAAGCCTTTGTCGTACAACAATCTGCTTGACGCCGATGCCTGCTGGACAATTGTGTGCGGCCTCAATGAGACCGCAGTGGTTATTCTGAAGCATCAGAACCCCTGTGGATCGGCTTGTGCGGATACGGTGGGTGAAGCGTTCGAACGCGCTTTTGCCTGCGATGAGAAGAGTGCATATGGCGGTATTATTGCTGCAAACCGCATGGTGACAGCCGACATGGTTGCCCGTATTAACGCCCATAAACTCTTTATGGAAGTGCTGATTGCACCCGACTATGAACCAGCTGCTTTAGAGCTGCTTCAGCAGAAAAAGAATCTGCGTATTTTGCGTACCGGTGGAACGGATGTGTTTGATGCCACCCGGCAGGAGCTGCGCAGCATCGACGGTGGTCTGCTTGTACAGACTATCGATACCGTCTCAGAAGATCCTGCAACCTTTACGATTCCTACCAAGCGCAAGCCGACGGCCGCAGAGCTGGACGATCTTCTGTTTGCCTGGAAGGTCTGCAAGGGTGTGAAATCAAACGCTATTTTAGTGGCGAAGAATAAAGCAGGTATTGGTATGGGTCCTGGTCAGCCAAATCGTGTCGATTCGGCTCGTATCGCCTGCCAACGTGCTGGCGTTGCGTGCAAAGGGGCAGTAGCTGCTTCTGACGCCTTCTTCCCGTTCCGCGATGGGGTAGATACGCTGGCCGAACAGGGAATCACCGCTATCATTCAGCCCGGTGGCTCAATACACGATGACGAAGCGATACAGGCGGCTGACGAAGCAGGTATTACCATGGTGTTTACCGGACACCGTCACTTCCGTCACTAG
- a CDS encoding DnaJ domain-containing protein, with protein MKKSEALNILGLADGASEDDIKAAHRRKIRENHPDRFSDPTEKQAAEERTKLINEARDVLNSGKWDPEYGPRATTYSSPYAHPSSGVPHNGDPFEGFPFTVDYVWTSWDDIGSGQRGAANADNRQRARRGGVWGQGYANPFEGDPFFTEFTRAPRKTPQEEEREAKADLRQTLLGCAVKLAVLALCSSLGAVAIGMFAYVVATLLLAVAREVKGCTSFLVLPFIIFFGPLIAWFMPRLGAGIGAGLFVFFGIAVLVDISTIRRSVSTLRTAREKVKVSS; from the coding sequence ATGAAGAAATCAGAAGCCCTTAACATACTTGGTCTTGCAGACGGCGCTAGTGAAGATGACATCAAAGCCGCTCATCGTCGTAAAATTCGCGAGAATCATCCTGATCGGTTTTCAGACCCAACCGAAAAGCAAGCGGCTGAAGAGCGAACGAAGCTGATTAACGAAGCGCGCGATGTGCTCAATTCGGGTAAATGGGACCCTGAATATGGGCCACGCGCAACCACGTACAGTTCACCCTATGCGCATCCTTCCAGCGGTGTTCCCCATAATGGCGACCCTTTTGAGGGTTTCCCCTTTACCGTTGATTATGTGTGGACCAGCTGGGACGATATTGGATCAGGCCAAAGAGGCGCTGCAAACGCAGATAATCGGCAACGTGCGCGACGTGGTGGCGTCTGGGGACAGGGGTATGCCAACCCCTTTGAAGGTGACCCCTTCTTTACGGAATTCACGCGTGCACCGCGTAAGACACCTCAGGAAGAAGAACGTGAAGCAAAAGCCGACTTGCGTCAAACGCTCTTAGGATGCGCAGTCAAACTGGCTGTTCTTGCGCTCTGTTCTTCGCTTGGTGCCGTCGCCATCGGCATGTTTGCCTATGTGGTCGCTACCCTTTTGCTTGCTGTGGCGCGCGAAGTTAAGGGATGTACGAGCTTCCTCGTGCTGCCGTTTATTATTTTTTTTGGTCCCCTTATCGCCTGGTTTATGCCCCGACTTGGCGCTGGTATCGGCGCAGGGCTATTTGTGTTTTTTGGAATCGCTGTTCTGGTCGATATCAGCACCATCAGGCGCAGCGTCTCAACCCTGCGTACCGCACGAGAAAAGGTAAAGGTCTCAAGCTGA
- a CDS encoding lysylphosphatidylglycerol synthase domain-containing protein codes for MLKKAIFLVLAVVAGCFLISNAETIASIYDAAQSGATIPLILACIIMVARHVTQAVSYKAAFEAVGFSGRGLWEYIVLIFSLVFINTFCLFSGATGVAFIVDDAHRKGANLGKATSGAILSQIGYFSALLVISIIGFITMIVSDSINTVFVIGALLLAATLLVLSSLYIIGFFQPQWLYGFFRRLAVPVGAIARKVRRPLRAQWAGDTADSFITSAQIMASNPLGTFTSVAWASLSAVLNMLSLVAIGFAFGFENVAALIAAFALAAISVILSPTPQGIGVVEAAIAAVLTAYGCSLPTATAIALLYRGIMFWVPFCIGAVLLSQSGFFKTKKNPTQKQRDKDVAWISGTAVGIVGAVSIASYFVPALLAPYNALVEWIDFSNVFAGPAIVFFGVLLIVLAAGLVRRYRTCMALTVTVLLLLASIQFLFFETITVAVVCVGLAVWIFIKRASFDKPMPPLEDLQTLGREKIQAWSSRKNSK; via the coding sequence GTGTTGAAGAAGGCCATCTTTCTCGTGCTGGCCGTCGTCGCAGGCTGTTTCCTTATCAGTAATGCCGAGACGATTGCCAGCATTTACGATGCCGCTCAGTCAGGCGCAACGATTCCGCTGATTCTCGCCTGCATTATTATGGTGGCTCGTCATGTGACTCAAGCAGTTTCCTACAAAGCGGCCTTTGAGGCAGTTGGTTTTTCAGGTCGTGGACTGTGGGAATATATCGTTCTTATTTTTAGCCTGGTGTTTATTAATACGTTCTGCCTGTTTTCAGGCGCGACGGGTGTGGCATTCATTGTGGACGACGCCCACCGTAAGGGCGCCAACCTAGGTAAAGCGACCAGTGGAGCGATCCTTTCGCAGATCGGTTATTTTTCGGCTCTGCTGGTGATATCGATTATTGGTTTTATCACGATGATCGTTTCGGATTCAATCAACACGGTCTTTGTGATTGGTGCTCTCCTGTTGGCAGCGACTCTTCTGGTACTGTCGAGCTTATACATCATTGGGTTCTTTCAACCGCAGTGGCTCTATGGCTTCTTCCGCCGCCTTGCCGTGCCGGTGGGTGCCATCGCGCGCAAAGTGCGTCGTCCGCTGCGTGCACAATGGGCAGGTGATACGGCGGACTCGTTTATCACCTCGGCACAGATTATGGCTTCAAACCCACTGGGAACGTTTACCAGTGTGGCGTGGGCATCGCTTTCAGCTGTGTTGAATATGCTATCGCTTGTTGCTATTGGCTTTGCGTTTGGATTTGAAAATGTGGCAGCGCTTATTGCAGCATTTGCACTGGCGGCGATCTCGGTTATTTTGAGTCCGACACCGCAAGGTATCGGCGTTGTTGAAGCGGCTATTGCAGCAGTTCTTACCGCTTACGGCTGCTCGCTTCCTACCGCAACGGCTATCGCGCTTCTCTATCGCGGCATTATGTTTTGGGTGCCTTTTTGTATTGGAGCGGTACTCTTGTCGCAATCGGGTTTCTTCAAAACAAAAAAGAATCCGACGCAAAAACAGCGCGACAAAGATGTTGCGTGGATTAGCGGTACGGCGGTGGGTATCGTTGGTGCCGTTAGCATCGCGTCGTACTTTGTCCCTGCGCTTTTGGCGCCCTACAACGCGCTGGTGGAATGGATCGACTTTTCCAATGTGTTTGCCGGACCTGCCATCGTATTCTTTGGGGTGCTGCTGATTGTTTTGGCAGCGGGTTTGGTCAGGCGCTATCGTACCTGTATGGCTCTGACGGTAACGGTGCTACTTTTACTGGCAAGCATCCAGTTCTTGTTTTTTGAAACCATTACGGTTGCTGTGGTGTGTGTTGGTCTTGCGGTTTGGATATTTATCAAGCGTGCCTCGTTCGACAAGCCAATGCCGCCCTTAGAAGATTTGCAGACGCTTGGCAGAGAAAAAATTCAGGCGTGGAGTTCCCGAAAGAATAGCAAGTAA
- a CDS encoding ATP-grasp domain-containing protein has product MIIVDDGHVSDRMSTYLAQSKQPVLATDASRAIASAHPGVVLVEEDAAAKRIEEGERLYTMSEGRLSWVLEHVKNPDLHKAIEVFKNKEHMRNVLAPLYPDYFYRACSIEELATMPFPAQAIPLVIKPSVGFLSVGVYTVRDRADWQAALDTIEQQRSQWVSWYDEAVIGSGRFIVESLIEGAEYALDAYFDHQGTPHILNVLRHDFADAADTSDRLYVTGPSIIRETHDEMTEFLTRVNSLTYVHDFPVHVEVRVTDAGQIIPIEFNALRFAGLGGTEISSFAYGFYTFDHYLNDTYPVWDDVLEQLNTDDLFCMSVLNPPVGTSSQAHMDYDALQKRFNHVFALDRFDYAKAGIFGFLFWKTSASDDRERTFLVQSDLAEFITEDE; this is encoded by the coding sequence ATGATTATTGTCGACGATGGGCACGTATCCGACCGCATGAGCACCTATTTGGCGCAGTCAAAACAACCGGTGCTTGCCACGGATGCTTCTCGCGCAATAGCAAGTGCGCATCCTGGTGTGGTGCTTGTAGAAGAAGATGCGGCTGCAAAGCGTATCGAAGAAGGGGAGCGGCTCTACACGATGTCGGAAGGGCGGCTTTCCTGGGTGCTTGAGCATGTAAAAAATCCTGATCTCCATAAAGCGATTGAGGTGTTCAAAAACAAAGAACACATGCGCAATGTATTGGCGCCACTGTATCCCGATTACTTTTATCGTGCATGCTCGATTGAAGAGCTTGCAACCATGCCCTTTCCCGCCCAGGCCATTCCGTTGGTGATAAAGCCATCTGTTGGTTTTCTCAGTGTGGGTGTCTATACCGTGCGCGATAGGGCAGATTGGCAGGCGGCGCTTGATACGATCGAGCAGCAGCGCAGCCAGTGGGTTTCTTGGTACGACGAAGCGGTTATCGGTTCGGGGCGCTTTATTGTTGAGTCGCTTATCGAGGGCGCCGAATACGCGCTTGATGCCTATTTTGATCATCAAGGAACGCCTCATATTCTTAACGTTTTGCGGCATGATTTTGCTGACGCGGCCGATACAAGCGACCGTCTTTATGTAACGGGTCCTTCTATCATTCGTGAAACACATGATGAAATGACGGAGTTTCTTACGCGTGTAAACAGCTTGACGTATGTGCATGATTTTCCGGTGCATGTGGAAGTGCGCGTAACTGATGCCGGTCAGATTATTCCTATTGAATTTAACGCATTGCGCTTTGCGGGGCTTGGCGGCACCGAGATTAGTTCGTTTGCTTACGGTTTCTATACGTTCGATCATTATTTGAATGATACTTATCCGGTGTGGGATGATGTGTTAGAACAACTCAATACCGACGATCTGTTTTGTATGTCGGTGCTCAATCCACCGGTCGGCACTTCTTCGCAGGCACATATGGATTACGATGCGTTGCAGAAACGGTTCAACCACGTTTTTGCGCTCGATCGATTTGATTATGCGAAGGCAGGTATTTTCGGTTTTCTTTTTTGGAAGACAAGTGCCTCAGACGATCGTGAGCGCACCTTTCTTGTACAAAGCGATCTTGCGGAATTTATTACGGAAGATGAGTAA
- a CDS encoding proline-rich domain-containing protein, translating to MADSQQSQQSQEPQSPASQSQLTNDSSSDASLDTSSGDRVSAAVTPDSSVSDSASSEIDTAYSVSNEVSHNASSHQPRALKDEYASDQLDKEAPQGPKPPAGWESKPPAPDDPAFVPFDDFSQRTADQTGRTVMALSFACGLLFGIFGLLFILFFTIGRNQGARPAMLRFCAIGVIVGALIDMLVLQLMGGSIGQLSNFTLPSISTQTPSAF from the coding sequence ATGGCCGATTCTCAACAATCACAGCAGTCCCAAGAGCCTCAATCGCCGGCATCACAGTCGCAACTGACAAATGACTCTTCTTCAGACGCGTCCCTTGACACCTCTTCTGGCGATAGGGTTTCAGCTGCTGTGACTCCTGATAGTTCTGTCTCAGATTCAGCATCATCTGAGATTGATACCGCTTATTCAGTGTCCAATGAAGTATCACATAATGCGAGTTCTCACCAACCTCGGGCGCTTAAAGATGAGTACGCTTCCGATCAACTTGACAAGGAAGCACCACAGGGTCCTAAGCCTCCTGCTGGTTGGGAAAGCAAGCCGCCGGCACCGGATGACCCTGCATTTGTTCCCTTTGACGATTTTTCTCAGCGTACGGCAGATCAAACAGGTCGAACCGTTATGGCGCTTTCGTTTGCCTGTGGGTTGCTGTTCGGGATATTCGGGCTTTTATTTATTCTGTTCTTTACGATAGGTCGTAACCAGGGCGCGCGCCCAGCCATGCTGCGTTTTTGTGCCATCGGCGTTATTGTGGGGGCACTGATCGATATGCTCGTGTTGCAACTTATGGGTGGCAGTATTGGCCAACTGTCGAACTTTACTCTTCCCAGTATATCAACGCAGACACCGAGTGCGTTCTAG
- a CDS encoding metal ABC transporter permease, translating into MLEYAFMQKSLIVGLLLGIVVPLVGVNVVLRRLSMVGDALSHTSLAGVAGGLIAGINPVLGASIACIAGAFCIEGVRMRFKDQSELAVAIVLAAGIGLAGVLSGFVPNAASFNSFLFGSILTVTDEELIFVCIISALGIAFCTFFQRALLLSAYDETQARVTGVNLTVLNSAFVALVALVVAIAARTVGSLMVSSMMVVPVACALQLTGGWKRVCVASSLIGVISSLVGLTLSFYLGLKPGGTIVLVSIAFLLIVLVAKAVRNLAKRHS; encoded by the coding sequence GTGCTTGAGTACGCATTCATGCAAAAAAGCCTGATCGTTGGGTTGTTGTTAGGTATTGTGGTGCCCTTGGTGGGCGTTAACGTCGTCTTGCGCCGTCTGTCTATGGTGGGCGATGCGCTTTCTCATACTTCCCTAGCTGGTGTCGCAGGCGGACTTATCGCGGGAATAAACCCCGTGCTCGGCGCCTCAATCGCCTGTATTGCTGGCGCCTTCTGTATAGAAGGCGTGCGCATGCGCTTTAAAGATCAGTCGGAACTTGCTGTCGCTATTGTTCTGGCCGCTGGCATCGGACTTGCTGGTGTCCTATCGGGTTTCGTGCCCAATGCAGCAAGTTTTAACAGTTTCTTATTTGGTAGCATCCTTACGGTGACCGACGAAGAGCTCATTTTCGTCTGCATTATTTCCGCTCTTGGCATTGCATTTTGTACGTTCTTCCAACGTGCACTGCTGCTATCTGCCTATGACGAGACACAAGCACGTGTGACAGGAGTGAACCTCACAGTACTCAACAGTGCCTTTGTCGCACTTGTGGCGCTCGTGGTAGCTATTGCAGCACGTACCGTCGGCTCGTTGATGGTGTCGTCAATGATGGTGGTGCCCGTTGCCTGTGCCTTGCAGCTAACCGGTGGCTGGAAGCGAGTTTGTGTTGCTTCGTCGCTCATCGGTGTTATTTCGTCGCTTGTTGGATTGACACTTTCATTTTACTTAGGACTTAAACCAGGCGGCACAATCGTACTGGTATCTATTGCGTTCCTTTTGATTGTTCTTGTTGCGAAAGCAGTACGCAATCTGGCAAAACGTCACAGCTAA
- a CDS encoding metal ABC transporter ATP-binding protein, with protein sequence MSDSRDEKTPIRLHAVSYALGGQVIIDRVNFSLGQGNIIALTGENGSGKSTLCRIVMGSLVPDAGEAFLFGTNARHFKDWKRIGYVQQLPPAAVLRHPATALEIVQASCPRTTSLPSHTTAKEHALYWLAEVGMQAQAHQVIGSLSGGQLQRVRLAAALTCDPDLLVLDEPTTGLDAQSTEAFCTLIQTLRASRQLSILLVTHDRTTAQALDAQIVRLENGCLHAEADAEDKKG encoded by the coding sequence ATGTCCGATTCCCGCGATGAAAAAACACCTATACGCCTCCACGCTGTTTCCTACGCTTTGGGCGGACAGGTGATTATCGATCGCGTGAATTTCTCGCTCGGTCAGGGCAATATCATTGCTCTGACCGGCGAAAACGGCAGTGGCAAGTCGACACTGTGTCGTATTGTTATGGGAAGCCTCGTTCCCGATGCGGGCGAGGCATTCCTGTTTGGCACCAATGCGCGCCATTTTAAAGACTGGAAGCGTATCGGATATGTCCAGCAACTGCCGCCTGCCGCGGTACTGCGCCATCCCGCTACCGCCCTTGAAATTGTTCAAGCAAGCTGCCCGCGCACCACTTCCCTTCCCTCCCATACCACCGCTAAAGAACATGCCCTGTACTGGCTTGCTGAAGTTGGTATGCAAGCACAGGCTCATCAGGTTATTGGTAGCCTTTCAGGCGGACAGCTACAACGAGTACGGCTCGCCGCAGCTCTTACCTGTGATCCTGACCTTCTTGTTCTCGATGAACCGACAACCGGTTTAGATGCGCAGAGTACCGAAGCATTCTGCACACTTATTCAAACACTGCGTGCTTCACGACAGCTTTCTATTTTGCTGGTGACACACGACCGCACAACGGCACAGGCCTTAGATGCACAAATCGTGCGTCTTGAAAATGGGTGTTTACATGCAGAAGCAGACGCAGAAGACAAGAAGGGATAA